One Prunus dulcis chromosome 8, ALMONDv2, whole genome shotgun sequence DNA window includes the following coding sequences:
- the LOC117638286 gene encoding uncharacterized protein LOC117638286 has product MAAPTPTIPTSKALVVGPPTLLTRRLMASNSNGDMAKKISISPISSSSSSYGDPCHDLFFQMTRPETRSDEETTQQQQQQNQVSLDYLKTLLPLAWSHNPLTTLKLIFNLHAIRSSGKCYPEGFYTAVFWLQQKHPKTLLCNLPSIADSFGGLYVLIEILYRLLEQDQDAAERLHSDPDYQLLHDRAMDVFVERLKSDIDQMKQHKLDLKPSDYITDGDDDDDDEDDKDGTLDADAYADLFVSEAAGCCVTKQPQDSRAARTIFLCESIARRLCPPKSDQPNQSYESEEWERLRNEVLAPLNRCWKRQGMFIGRQRSEVKMYLEEVKKAGGRGGNLSGHGGIIKPDAMLPNEIIRYVVEDGNVREGAELQWKAMVEDMYLKQQQQQKQGEGLGKFKNCLAVCHISDYNGLTRLAVSLGLLVSELSEEPAWKGKVISSGHLPDQLMLHSIQGDDLKSKCELMMRTCNRNFVSFADNWQIWDFILEVATKENLKAEQMVKKVFVFADYYGYVGGTSWKTLYEAKRREFKEKGYGDDAVPHILHWNISYQNMPRIEEHHPGVTMLSGVSDNLVKSFLDNYGEIGPHHLMEAAIADKAYQALTVVD; this is encoded by the coding sequence ATGGCGGCTCCTACTCCTACAATTCCAACTTCAAAAGCTCTTGTTGTCGGTCCTCCAACACTGCTCACAAGAAGATTAATGGCTTCCAACTCCAACGGTGACATGGCCAAGAAGATCTCCATCTCCCCtatttcctcctcctcctcttcctacGGTGATCCCTGCCATGATCTGTTTTTCCAGATGACACGACCAGAAACACGCAGCGATGAGGAGACGacccagcagcagcagcagcagaaccAGGTGTCCCTTGACTACCTGAAGACACTGCTGCCGCTGGCCTGGTCCCACAATCCCCTAACCACCCTCAAGCTCATCTTCAATCTCCATGCTATTCGTAGCAGTGGAAAATGTTATCCAGAAGGCTTCTACACGGCTGTGTTTTGGCTCCAACAGAAGCACCCCAAGACGCTATTATGCAACCTGCCGTCCATTGCTGATTCGTTCGGTGGTTTGTATGTCCTTATCGAGATTCTCTACCGCCTTCTAGAACAAGACCAAGACGCTGCAGAGAGGCTCCACTCTGACCCGGACTATCAGTTGTTACACGACCGGGCAATGGATGTCTTCGTGGAGCGGTTGAAGTCTGATATTGACCAAATGAAGCAGCACAAGCTGGATTTGAAGCCATCAGATTATATAACTGACGGTGATGATGACGACGACGATGAAGATGATAAAGATGGTACTCTTGACGCTGACGCTTATGCTGATCTTTTTGTTAGCGAGGCTGCAGGGTGTTGCGTTACCAAACAACCCCAGGACTCCCGCGCTGCCCGCACCATTTTTCTGTGTGAAAGCATTGCGAGGAGGCTTTGCCCACCCAAATCAGACCAACCAAATCAATCTTATGAATCGGAAGAGTGGGAGCGGCTTAGGAATGAGGTTTTGGCGCCCTTGAACAGGTGCTGGAAGCGTCAAGGCATGTTTATTGGACGACAACGCTCTGAAGTTAAGATGTATTTGGAGGAGGTGAAAAAAgcaggaggaagaggaggcaaTTTGAGTGGCCATGGCGGCATAATAAAGCCAGATGCTATGCTCCCAAATGAGATCATACGGTATGTAGTAGAAGATGGGAATGTCAGGGAAGGGGCTGAGCTTCAGTGGAAGGCAATGGTGGAGGATATGTACCtaaagcagcagcagcagcaaaagCAAGGGGAGGGTTtgggaaaatttaaaaactgcTTGGCAGTGTGTCACATAAGCGATTACAATGGCCTAACGCGTTTGGCGGTGAGTTTGGGACTTTTGGTGTCTGAACTGAGTGAAGAGCCGGCATGGAAAGGAAAGGTGATCAGTTCTGGTCATTTGCCGGATCAGCTGATGCTGCATTCGATACAAGGGGATGATCTCAAGTCCAAGTGCGAGTTGATGATGAGGACATGCAACAGAAACTTTGTATCTTTTGCTGATAATTGGCAGATATGGGATTTTATTCTGGAAGTGGCTACGAAAGAGAACTTGAAGGCAGAGCAGATGGTTAAGAAGGTGTTTGTGTTCGCCGACTACTATGGATATGTTGGGGGTACATCCTGGAAGACTCTGTATGAGGCAAAACGGAGAGAGTTTAAGGAGAAAGGGTACGGGGATGATGCAGTGCCACACATTTTGCACTGGAATATTTCGTACCAGAACATGCCTCGTATAGAAGAACATCATCCAGGGGTGACGATGTTGAGTGGCGTCTCTGACAATTTGGTCAAGTCCTTCTTGGACAACTATGGGGAAATTGGCCCGCACCATCTAATGGAAGCAGCCATTGCTGACAAAGCGTATCAAGCTCTCACTGTGGTCGACTGA
- the LOC117638081 gene encoding polyadenylate-binding protein 3-like — translation MADAVSAPAAQPVSPAAQQPPVAAPAPTPAGFGNVSLYVGDLDPTVNEAQLIDLFGQVGGVVSVRVCRDQSRMQSLGYAYVNYSNTQEAANALEILNFAPINGKPIRIMYSHRDPSIRKSGRANVFIKNLDKSIDNKALLDTFASFGTVLSCKVAVDGHGQSKGYGFVQYDKDESAQQAIKRLNSMLINGKQVYVGLFQRGQERNRPNGSPHFTNVYVKNLSETTTEDDLKKLFAEHGNITSAIVMRDAAGKSRCFGFVNFEKPDAAAAAIDKLNGTTFSGDKVLFVGRAQRKSEREAELRAKFEQERLSRFEKLQGANLYLKNLDDTITDEKLKELFSEFGTITSCKVMLDHQGTSKGSGFVAFSTPEEANKALTEMNGKMLGRKPLYVAVAQRKEERKARLQARFAQIRAPGGMTPLPSGIPGYHPGAPRLAPQQLYFGQGTPGLLPPQPAGYGFQQQLLPGMRPGVAPNFIMPYHLQRQGQHGQRMGVRRGGNFQQVQQQLLHRNSNQGLRYMGNARNGVDPSVTPQGIVGPIMPLPFDGSGMPVTPNDSQRSGPLPMSTLASALASATPENQRLMLGEQLYPLVEHIEPEHTAKVTGMLLEMDQTEVLHLIESPDALKDKVAEAMDVLRKAATKSEVADQLNSLDLNE, via the exons aTGGCGGATGCGGTATCGGCACCGGCGGCTCAACCCGTATCCCCGGCGGCGCAACAGCCACCTGTGGCGGCTCCGGCCCCGACTCCGGCGGGTTTCGGCAACGTGTCGTTGTACGTGGGCGATCTGGACCCCACTGTCAACGAAGCGCAGCTGATCGATCTGTTCGGCCAAGTGGGCGGCGTCGTTTCGGTTAGGGTTTGTAGGGATCAAAGCCGAATGCAATCGCTTGGCTACGCCTACGTCAATTATAGCAATACGCAAGAGG CTGCTAATGCACTGGAGATTTTGAATTTCGCTCCTATCAATGGGAAACCCATTAGGATTATGTATTCCCATCGTGATCCAAGTATTCGGAAGAGCGGAAGGGCAAATGTCTTTATCAAGAACCTGGACAAATCTATTGATAACAAGGCGTTGCTTGACACTTTTGCTTCCTTTGGCACTGTACTTTCTTGCAAGGTTGCAGTTGATGGCCATGGTCAATCGAAAGGGTATGGTTTCGTACAGTATGACAAGGACGAATCTGCACAGCAAGCAATCAAACGGCTGAATTCAATGCTGATAAATGGTAAACAGGTGTATGTTGGACTGTTTCAAAGAGGCCAGGAAAGGAATCGGCCAAATGGATCACCACATTTCACTAATGTTTATGTGAAAAATTTGTCTGAGACAACTACAGAAGACGACCTCAAGAAACTTTTTGCCGAGCATGGTAACATAACTAGTGCAATTGTTATGAGGGATGCTGCTGGAAAGTCTCgatgttttggttttgttaacTTCGAGAAGCCAGACGCAGCAGCTGCTGCAATTGATAAGTTGAATGGGACCACCTTTAGTGGTGACaaggttttgtttgttgggaGGGCTCAAAGGAAATCAGAGAGGGAGGCGGAGTTGAGAGCTAAGTTTGAACAGGAAAGACTCAGTAGATTTGAGAAGCTACAAGGTGCTAACTTATATCTGAAAAATCTTGATGATACAATAACTGATGAAAAACTAAAGGAGCTATTTTCTGAATTTGGAACAATAACATCATGCAAG gtCATGCTTGATCACCAAGGGACAAGCAAGGGTTCTGGATTTGTTGCCTTCTCTACTCCAGAGGAAGCCAATAAAGCT TTGACTGAAATGAATGGTAAGATGCTTGGACGGAAGCCACTGTACGTTGCTGTAGCCCAAcgcaaagaagagagaaaggcTCGATTACAG GCACGCTTTGCCCAAATCCGAGCACCAGGTGGAATGACACCATTGCCATCGGGAATTCCTGGATATCATCCTGGGGCACCTAGGCTTGCCCCTCAACAACTTTATTTTGGTCAAGGTACTCCTGGCCTTCTTCCCCCACAGCCTGCAGGTTATGGCTTCCAGCAGCAGCTCTTGCCTGGTATGCGTCCGGGTGTTGCTCCAAACTTTATTATGCCATACCACCTTCAGAGGCAAGGTCAACATGGGCAGCGAATGGGGGTACGGCGAGGTGGGAACTTTCAGCAGGTGCAGCAGCAG ctACTGCACCGTAACTCCAACCAAGGCTTGAGATACATGGGCAATGCACGGAATGGAGTGGATCCATCTGTCACTCCTCAAGGTATTGTGGGTCCAATAATGCCTTTGCCCTTTGACGGTTCAGGGATGCCTGTGACTCCTAATGATAGCCAGCGTTCTGGGCCGTTGCCGATGTCAACACTTGCTTCAGCTTTAGCTTCTGCTACCCCAGAGAATCAGCGCTTG ATGCTGGGTGAGCAGCTATATCCACTTGTTGAGCATATTGAGCCGGAACACACTGCTAAGGTGACTGGGATGTTGCTGGAGATGGACCAAACGGAGGTTCTCCATCTCATCGAGTCTCCGGATGCCTTAAAGGATAAGGTAGCTGAGGCAATGGATGTCCTTCGTAAAGCTGCAACAAAGTCTGAAGTTGCTGATCAGCTTAACTCGTTGGATCTCAACGAGTGA
- the LOC117612281 gene encoding hypoxanthine-guanine phosphoribosyltransferase has protein sequence MSLDSHIESVLWTPDQIAARVSELAAQICADHSPLSEPLVLVGVATGAFLFLADLARSLRLPVTVDFIRAESYGSGTVSNGSPRISSDLKLDVSGRHVVLVEDIVDSGSTIACLIAHLEAKGASSVSVCAFLDKPSRRKVHFQLLSKGKFYRGFECPDYFVVGYGMDFAELYRNLPYVGVLKPEHYK, from the exons ATGTCCTTGGACTCTCACATAGAGAGTGTTCTGTGGACCCCGGACCAAATCGCCGCCCGAGTCTCCGAGCTCGCCGCCCAGATCTGCGCCGACCACTCCCCTCTCTCCGAGCCCCTCGTCCTCGTCGGCGTCGCCACCGGTGCTTTTCTCTTCCTCGCCGACTTGGCCAGGAGCCTCCGCCTCCCCGTCACCGTCGATTTTATCCGCGCCGAATCCTACGGCTCCGGGACGGTCTCCAATGGGTCCCCCAGGATTTCCTCCGACTTGAAGCTCGACGTATCCGGCCGCCACGTGGTTCTG GTTGAGGACATCGTGGATTCGGGAAGCACAATTGCCTGCTTGATTGCACACTTGGAAGCAAAAGGTGCTTCCTCTGTGTCAGTCTGCGCTTTCCTTGATAAACCATCTAGACGAAAGGTTCATTTTCAGCTCCTTAGCAAGGGAAAATTCTACCGAGGTTTCGAG TGTCCAGATTACTTTGTTGTGGGCTATGGAATGGACTTTGCTGAACTTTACAGGAACTTGCCTTATGTTGGTGTTTTGAAGCCTGAGCATTATAAATGA